From the Patagioenas fasciata isolate bPatFas1 chromosome Z, bPatFas1.hap1, whole genome shotgun sequence genome, one window contains:
- the RAD17 gene encoding cell cycle checkpoint protein RAD17 produces the protein MSGSSAGRQAEVTGWLPRSFDDFFEDTDISSSPIPVKPLEINSGRNRQQKEKELYSVPGSGKTKVLPRKRAKSSSVDLPCNKSRRNQSQSQDEPWVDRYKPETQNDLAVQKKKIEEVETWLKRHIFQRQPKQGGSVLLLTGPPGCGKTATLQILAKDLGVQVQEWTNPISLDFTKEDLRNMFGHDSNSHTFPSQAQAALFQDFLLRANKYNKLQMLGESSENDKKLILIEDIPNQFYRDPSSLHEILRRFVRTSRCPLIFIISDNFSGDSNQRLLFPTEILEELCISNISFKPIAPTNMMKVLNRIAATEASMNREKNYALDRTSLELLCRGCSGDIRSAINSLQFSSMKDCSLEEEFWSRKKRSSTLKCKASTISKLGKKSKSDTSEDKEIQAIGGKDASIFLFHALGKIIYCKRDPVSDSEFPQLPAHLSEYRRDTLLIQPEDIVEKSHMSGSMFNLYLHQNYVDFFSDIDDVVRASEYLSTADVLCSNWSTRLVMEKYSGSVATRGVIHSNTSRAFAHQQGGGMGFRPLHKPQWFFINKKYQENCLAAKSLFSSFCLPPECLQTELLPYLAMLANPMRNQAQIAFIQDVGRLPLKRHFGRLKLETLTDKDPGIPDLFVSCDGDRADVLAVETAAQMEKNRRNENESDGFPLSSQCSGSELPCSQPQPVAAQAIMEEDELKIEEYDSD, from the exons ATGTCTGGAAGCTCCGCGGGAAGGCAGGCGGAG GTAACAGGTTGGTTGCCGCGTTCATTTGATGACTTCTTTGAAGACACAGATATTTCTTCTAGTCCCATTCCTGTGAAGCCACTTGAAATCAATTCTGGCAGAAACCGgcagcaaaaagagaaggaacttTATTCAGTGCCAGGAAGTGGCAAAACCAAAGTTCTGCCCAGAAAAAGAGCAAAGTCATCTTCAGTAGATCTGCCCTGTAACAAGTCCAGACGAAACCAGAGCCAGTCTCAAGATGAGCCATGGGTGGATAGATACAAACCTGAAACTCAG AATGATCTTGCTgtgcaaaagaagaaaattgagGAAGTTGAAACCTGGTTAAAAAGGCACATATTTCAGAGACAGCCAAAGCAG GGTGGCTCTGTTTTACTGCTAACTGGTCCTCCTGGTTGTGGAAAGACTGCAACTCTACAAATATTAGCAAAAGATCTTGGTGTTCAGGTACAAGAATGGACCAATCCAATATCTTTAGACTTTACAAAAGAAGACTTAAGAAATATGTTTGGCCATG actCAAATTCTCATACGTTTCCAAGTCAGGCCCAAGCAGCTCTCTTTCAAGATTTTCTGTTAAGAGCAAATAAATATAACAAACTTCAGATGCTTGGGGAGTCCTCAGAAAATGATAAAAAGCTTATTCTTATTGAA GACATACCTAACCAATTCTATCGAGACCCCAGCAGTCTACATGAAATTCTCAG GAGATTTGTTCGTACAAGTAGATGTCCCCTTATATTTATAATCTCAGATAACTTCAGTGGAGACAGCAACCAGAGGTTACTATTCCCAACAGAAATTTTAGAGGAGTTGTGTATATCCAATATTAG TTTCAAGCCTATTGCACCAACAAATATGATGAAAGTTCTTAATCGAATAGCTGCAACAGAAGCTAGTATG AACAGAGAAAAGAATTATGCTCTTGATAGAACTTCGCTGGAGTTGCTTTGCAGAGGTTGCTCAGGTGATATAAGAAGTGCAATAAACAGTCTTCAGTTTTCTTCTATGAAAG ACTGCTCATTGGAGGAGGAGTTTTGGTCAAGGAAGAAAAGGAGCTCCACACTAAAATGTAAAGCATCAACAATATCTAAActaggaaagaaaagtaaatctgATACTTCAGAAGACAAGGAGATACAAGCTATTGGTGGCAAAGATGCTTCCATCTTTCTTTTCCATGCTCTGGGGAAAATAATTTActgcaaaa GAGATCCAGTGTCAGACTCAGAATTTCCTCAGCTGCCTGCTCACTTATCAGAATACCGTCGAGACACCTTGCTTATTCAGCCTGAG gatATTGTGGAAAAATCGCATATGTCTGGAAGCATGTTTAATTTATACCTTCACCAGAACTATGTAGACTTTTTTTCTGATATAGATGACGTAGTGAGAGCCAGTGAATATTTGAGCACTGCTGACGTCCTTTGTAGTAACTGGAGT ACACGGCTTGTAATGGAAAAATACAGCGGGTCTGTGGCTACCCGAGGGGTGATACATTCAAATACATCCAGAGCCTTTGcccaccagcagggaggagggaTGGGGTTCCGGCCTTTGCATAAACCCCAGTGGTTCTTTATCAATAAAAAG TATCAAGAAAACTGCCTTGCTGCAAAATCTCTCTTCTCAAGCTTCTGTTTACCACCTGAGTGTCTTCAGACAGAGCTATTGCCTTATCTTGCTATGTTAGCAAATCCAATGAGAAACCAAG CTCAGATTGCTTTTATCCAAGACGTCGGGAGGCTACCACTGAAAAGACATTTTGGGAG GTTAAAGCTTGAAACGCTTACCGACAAAGACCCTGGGATACCAGACCTATTTGTCAGCTGTGACGGGGACCGAGCCGATGTGCTTGCTGTGGAGACGGCTGCTCAGatggagaaaaacagaaggaatgAGAACGAATCGGATGGATTCCCTCTCTCCAGCCAGTGCAGTGGGAGTGAGCTGCCCTGCAGCCAGCCTCAGCCTGTTGCAGCCCAAGCAATCATGGAGGAGGATGAATTAAAAATAGAGGAATACGATAGTGACTGA
- the AK6 gene encoding adenylate kinase isoenzyme 6: MRRPNILLTGTPGVGKTTLGKELASRTGMTYINVGDMAKAGKLYEGFDEEYNCPILDEDRVIDELEDKMSEGGVIVDYHGCDFFPERWFHIVFVLRTENSFLYDRLESRGYKGKKLQDNIQCEIFQTIYEEAVLSYREEIVHQLPSNTPEDLERNLDQITQWIEQWTKDNN, translated from the exons ATGAGGCGGCCGAACATTCTGCTCACCG GTACTCCGGGCGTTGGGAAGACGACACTGGGAAAAGAACTGGCCTCAAGAACTGGGATGACCTATATCAATGTGGGTGACATGGCAAAAGCAG gAAAACTGTATGAAGGTTTTGATGAGGAATACAACTGTCCGATTTTGGATGAAGACAGG GTAATTGATGAACTAGAAGATAAAATGAGTGAGGGCGGAGTTATTGTCGACTACCACGGCTGTGATTTTTTCCCTGAACGGTGGTTTCATATAGTGTTTGTACTTCGTACGGAAAATTCATTTCTGTATGACAGACTTGAAAGCAG GGGTTACAAAGGGAAAAAGCTGCAAGACAACATTCAGTGTGAAATTTTTCAGACCATTTATGAGGAAGCTGTCTTGTCATATAGAGAGGAAATTGTGCACCAGTTACCCAGCAACACTCCAGAAGACCTAGAGAGAAATTTGGATCAGATTACACAATGGATTGAACAATGGACAAAGGACAACAATTGA